In Acinetobacter radioresistens DSM 6976 = NBRC 102413 = CIP 103788, one DNA window encodes the following:
- a CDS encoding conjugal transfer protein TraH, whose product MSDMYSNTTAPGMFQTQQRGVISGGSFVGRFGIKSINLVSFDPPRVSAGCGGINLFGGSFSFINAQELTQLLRAIAQNALGLLFQLGLNAISQPLSSLLTTWSAKLQEMNSLLKNSCEAARKLFQIDKTGGAMLDAVKGSMGEIKTQTGGFKDYFSNVQKNFSQGWNSLRGNSPDGEATSRADKAIQELPNVGNVTWRAINASDSYKAIMPASGGSELEAKIMLMNVIGTEVFNASAQTASGDKDCATGSGQCDPKPARYESVISIDDLISPQDAKPFYACQGSDTADEGCQKLPLNQNAKLSTYFKGVARIVNKSFYNIDSSEINLNRTTVQAQINGGHGIVGKAGKANIESVMTAEEKAFYGSIDTQLIGYISKVNNSPDQVYLIAEHVRRIVIHDMAVKLAKTLEEAAVLTFNGSTVKATPPQSYDTNLERWRNEIAKYQITPDGRVKQFNDLNQMVGTIAASLPINPVAVPTR is encoded by the coding sequence ATGTCAGATATGTACAGCAATACGACCGCCCCCGGCATGTTCCAAACACAACAGCGTGGTGTCATTTCTGGTGGTTCATTTGTTGGTCGTTTTGGTATTAAATCAATTAACTTAGTTTCATTTGATCCGCCTCGTGTCAGTGCCGGATGTGGTGGTATAAACTTGTTCGGTGGATCATTCAGCTTCATCAATGCTCAAGAACTGACTCAACTCTTACGGGCGATCGCTCAGAATGCACTAGGCTTATTATTTCAACTTGGCCTTAACGCGATCAGTCAGCCGCTTTCGTCTTTGCTAACTACTTGGTCTGCAAAGCTACAAGAAATGAACTCATTGCTTAAGAATAGCTGTGAGGCTGCACGCAAGTTGTTCCAGATCGACAAGACTGGTGGAGCAATGTTGGATGCTGTAAAAGGATCAATGGGTGAGATCAAAACGCAAACTGGTGGTTTTAAAGATTACTTTAGTAATGTTCAAAAGAACTTTTCCCAAGGTTGGAACTCTTTGAGAGGTAATTCACCTGATGGCGAAGCAACCTCAAGAGCCGATAAAGCAATTCAAGAACTACCGAACGTAGGTAACGTGACATGGCGTGCTATTAATGCGTCTGACAGCTATAAGGCTATTATGCCGGCTAGTGGCGGTTCTGAGCTTGAGGCTAAGATCATGCTAATGAATGTTATCGGTACTGAGGTATTTAATGCTTCTGCTCAGACGGCAAGCGGAGATAAGGATTGTGCTACCGGTTCAGGTCAATGTGATCCTAAGCCGGCTCGTTATGAAAGTGTAATTAGTATTGATGACTTGATTTCACCTCAAGACGCTAAGCCATTTTATGCTTGTCAAGGTAGTGATACGGCTGATGAAGGTTGTCAAAAACTTCCATTAAATCAGAATGCAAAATTATCTACATACTTTAAGGGTGTTGCGCGTATTGTTAACAAAAGCTTTTACAATATTGATAGTTCTGAAATTAATTTGAATCGAACAACTGTTCAAGCTCAAATCAATGGTGGACACGGTATTGTAGGTAAGGCCGGCAAAGCAAATATTGAATCAGTAATGACTGCCGAAGAAAAAGCTTTTTATGGCAGTATTGATACGCAGTTAATTGGCTACATTTCAAAAGTGAACAACTCACCAGATCAAGTCTATTTGATCGCGGAACATGTACGCCGGATTGTAATTCACGATATGGCCGTAAAGCTTGCTAAAACCTTAGAAGAAGCTGCTGTACTTACCTTTAATGGTTCTACAGTTAAAGCTACTCCACCTCAGTCTTATGACACTAATTTGGAACGTTGGCGCAATGAAATTGCTAAATATCAGATAACTCCAGATGGCAGGGTGAAGCAGTTTAACGATCTAAACCAGATGGTAGGGACCATTGCTGCAAGCTTGCCAATTAACCCTGTGGCTGTACCTACAAGATAA
- a CDS encoding UvrD-helicase domain-containing protein, giving the protein MNTEQNLKNMPVALTPEQNLCADFAVKLNSFKTLAYAGTGKTKTLEAISYRMGKLGKKGLYLAFNRSVAGEAKSRFDSSITCRTFHSLAHAHVPAQLSKKAYNPKNFPKDLAEMYHLKESDCKYSSGYMAELKHRSYKKFMEVNKRGGSRRFTATQKMQYINDAVKNFCKSSDVQLTSKHFDHLDWLNPTQNEAIIKELLPFAVRRWNDLTAPDNNLNISHDVYVKYWSLSNPQIKGYDYLLLDEWQDSDALMNYIVSNQNIPCFYVGDEYQSIYQWRGATDSLKKLDLPVVRLTQSFRFGESLANHANLILSCLGETVPLIGNPEVHTDIVYDHDMSVKAEAILCRTNKGAFAELVYQLQNFPDRKYAMLAEIHEIKKWLEAAEQLINGSRTYHPDLSAFYRWDDVLEYTELNKSDNEFASMVRLINQFSSSFTTLYSILDRVNSNMDEADCVITTVHKAKGLEWDSVYISSDFDLCLMPNKFNGIDQGFKKSSSISQDLYLENWDLLPFPTSLKLIPMKNNMVQGLIPTLDALDKRMSEQYYRITDMPLDELRLLYVAITRAKKTLYAGNLSELFVLLEKLRTNLD; this is encoded by the coding sequence GTGAATACTGAACAGAACCTAAAGAATATGCCAGTTGCCTTGACCCCTGAACAAAATTTATGTGCAGATTTCGCTGTTAAATTAAACTCGTTTAAAACTTTAGCGTATGCCGGCACTGGTAAAACCAAAACTCTTGAAGCCATTAGCTACCGAATGGGTAAACTTGGCAAGAAAGGTTTATACCTTGCATTTAACCGCTCCGTGGCAGGAGAAGCCAAATCTCGCTTTGATAGCAGTATTACATGCCGCACCTTTCATTCTCTTGCACATGCTCATGTTCCTGCTCAATTAAGCAAGAAAGCGTATAACCCTAAAAACTTTCCAAAAGACTTAGCTGAGATGTATCACTTGAAAGAAAGTGACTGCAAATATTCTTCTGGCTACATGGCAGAGCTTAAGCACCGTTCTTATAAGAAATTCATGGAAGTGAATAAACGTGGTGGATCACGCCGTTTTACTGCTACCCAAAAAATGCAGTACATCAATGATGCGGTGAAAAATTTCTGCAAGTCTAGTGACGTTCAATTGACATCAAAACATTTTGATCATCTTGATTGGCTTAATCCGACTCAAAACGAAGCAATCATTAAAGAACTGCTCCCGTTTGCGGTACGCCGTTGGAATGATCTTACCGCACCCGACAATAACCTGAATATTTCGCATGATGTCTACGTGAAATATTGGTCTTTATCAAATCCTCAAATTAAGGGTTACGACTATCTGTTGCTTGATGAATGGCAAGACAGTGATGCCTTAATGAATTACATCGTATCTAATCAGAATATCCCCTGCTTCTATGTCGGGGATGAATATCAATCTATCTACCAATGGCGCGGTGCAACCGATAGTTTAAAAAAACTCGATTTGCCTGTCGTTCGATTGACTCAATCATTCCGCTTCGGTGAAAGCCTTGCTAACCATGCGAATTTGATCTTGAGTTGTTTAGGGGAAACTGTGCCTTTAATCGGTAATCCCGAGGTGCATACAGATATTGTTTATGACCATGATATGTCTGTAAAAGCGGAAGCGATCTTATGCCGTACTAATAAAGGCGCTTTTGCTGAACTGGTGTATCAGTTACAGAATTTTCCTGATCGTAAATACGCGATGTTGGCTGAGATTCATGAAATCAAGAAGTGGTTAGAAGCGGCAGAGCAATTAATTAACGGTTCGAGAACTTACCACCCCGACTTAAGTGCTTTTTATCGTTGGGACGATGTTCTTGAGTACACTGAACTTAATAAGTCAGACAATGAGTTTGCGAGTATGGTACGTCTGATCAATCAGTTTTCATCTAGCTTTACGACTCTTTATTCAATTTTGGATAGAGTTAATTCAAATATGGATGAAGCAGATTGTGTCATTACCACTGTACATAAAGCTAAAGGCTTGGAGTGGGATTCAGTCTATATTTCATCTGACTTTGACCTATGCCTGATGCCTAATAAATTCAATGGTATCGATCAGGGGTTTAAGAAATCTAGTAGCATCAGTCAGGATTTATATCTGGAAAATTGGGACTTACTACCCTTTCCAACCTCACTAAAATTGATACCAATGAAAAATAACATGGTACAGGGTTTGATCCCTACCCTAGATGCGCTTGATAAGCGCATGTCGGAACAATACTACCGCATCACTGATATGCCACTAGACGAGCTACGTTTGCTCTATGTGGCGATTACACGCGCTAAGAAAACCCTATATGCAGGGAATCTTAGTGAGCTATTTGTTCTGCTAGAAAAATTACGCACTAATCTGGATTAA
- a CDS encoding type IV secretory system conjugative DNA transfer family protein, producing MAAALDSIKRFFSIQADFNLIDLRHLALGGRKDGWMLLLFIIGCLAANPFVIDNIYYRMIVLIACGIPCATLLFYGKIKYFFDKEFTFDPIMEQDKARPFRLPSSNPVGSLEDNIGKGICVGYTTDTGEAVFIPYSHISQHIAINGSTGTGKSVLATSMMAQQMRNGGGLCFIDGKLSNKELLAVWQLACWSGRELDLLIINAGDPSTSNTINPILRGDPQEVTSRIMMLLPEVSGGAEHYRNSALIALQVIVAAFQRIGLPYSFQDITACLQDFDAFKYVESKLQLEFPDSQETVAWFSLMKSFVKNKFFDFDSFRNLLSGLAARLSQFSEGSFGQVMNSYNPEIDFEECILQNKIIYVMLPTMAKNEQSIALAKILIADMRTAISHFQRLPAHLLPNPPFMILPDEAGSYIDETWGRIFEQARSSRIFLAPCYQTYANLKPNGLETLSEVVMGNTLFKVFFKQLSTLSAQQAADEIGLYKQTTWALGSGEGVSSSGDEVDTSPIQNRGDNRASNFTQREEEVYHVKTEEFKYIPIGDCILYYGGTHLYHLRVPLTTLTDKAAKEFGNVQFNHYAMDVVEGLNLREIVRESVS from the coding sequence ATGGCAGCAGCATTAGACAGCATTAAAAGATTTTTCTCGATACAGGCAGACTTTAACCTGATTGACTTGAGGCATCTTGCCCTTGGTGGCCGAAAAGACGGATGGATGTTATTACTATTCATCATCGGATGTTTGGCAGCGAATCCCTTTGTAATCGACAATATCTACTACCGAATGATTGTGTTGATCGCATGTGGTATACCGTGTGCAACCCTGCTTTTTTATGGAAAGATTAAATACTTCTTTGATAAAGAATTCACTTTCGATCCAATTATGGAGCAGGATAAGGCCCGACCATTCAGATTACCTTCTAGTAATCCCGTAGGTAGCCTTGAGGATAATATCGGTAAAGGTATATGTGTGGGCTATACCACCGACACAGGTGAAGCAGTCTTTATTCCGTATAGCCATATCTCACAGCATATTGCGATTAATGGAAGTACGGGTACAGGGAAGTCAGTATTGGCAACCTCAATGATGGCCCAACAGATGCGTAATGGCGGTGGACTATGCTTCATCGATGGTAAGTTAAGTAATAAAGAATTACTGGCTGTATGGCAGCTTGCATGTTGGTCCGGACGCGAACTGGACTTACTGATTATTAATGCCGGCGATCCCTCCACTTCTAATACGATTAACCCCATCCTACGTGGTGATCCCCAAGAAGTGACAAGCCGTATCATGATGCTGTTGCCAGAGGTATCAGGCGGTGCTGAACATTATCGTAACAGTGCCTTAATTGCGCTACAGGTCATTGTGGCAGCTTTCCAACGTATCGGCCTACCTTATTCATTCCAAGACATTACGGCGTGCCTACAGGATTTTGATGCCTTCAAATACGTGGAATCTAAACTGCAATTAGAATTTCCGGATTCTCAAGAAACTGTCGCTTGGTTCTCATTAATGAAAAGCTTTGTGAAAAACAAGTTTTTCGATTTCGATAGCTTTAGAAATTTACTTTCAGGTCTTGCAGCTCGACTATCTCAGTTCAGTGAAGGTTCATTTGGGCAAGTGATGAATAGCTACAACCCAGAAATTGATTTTGAAGAATGTATTCTGCAAAACAAAATCATTTATGTGATGCTCCCTACAATGGCAAAGAACGAACAGAGTATTGCATTGGCTAAAATTCTTATTGCAGATATGCGTACAGCGATCAGTCATTTTCAGAGATTGCCGGCACACTTATTACCTAATCCACCATTCATGATTTTACCCGATGAGGCAGGGTCCTATATTGATGAAACGTGGGGACGCATCTTTGAGCAGGCACGATCGTCACGCATTTTTCTAGCTCCATGCTATCAAACATACGCCAACCTTAAGCCAAATGGCCTAGAAACACTGTCAGAAGTCGTGATGGGTAACACCCTCTTTAAAGTATTCTTTAAACAGCTCTCTACCCTATCAGCTCAACAGGCAGCAGATGAAATCGGGTTATACAAGCAGACCACTTGGGCTTTAGGTTCTGGTGAGGGTGTCAGCAGTAGCGGTGATGAAGTAGATACTTCTCCTATTCAAAATCGTGGAGATAATAGAGCATCCAACTTTACGCAACGTGAGGAAGAAGTCTATCACGTTAAAACTGAGGAATTTAAATACATCCCAATCGGTGATTGCATCCTGTACTACGGCGGTACACACCTCTATCATCTACGTGTTCCATTGACTACACTCACTGATAAAGCAGCGAAAGAGTTTGGTAACGTACAGTTCAATCATTATGCTATGGATGTCGTGGAAGGCTTGAACTTGCGTGAGATCGTACGCGAATCAGTAAGCTGA
- a CDS encoding tetratricopeptide repeat protein: MERPKWLPELPNIETSGFAPDTAKYLALRKSIMEKRDKNAIPELHKLANRGHAKSIVLMGYLYDQEPKLITPNPKYAAQYWAIAAKAGDSAALYNLGILYLNGRGVPKNLDTAQKLFVLASNQNMYRATYILGQMYEAKKNWNAAIKTYASCIPARYIPQCKTRHSILGITKTKLSPTEARKAVDLLSQASSSGDLEATYTLARLSAEGIVVNKSRVAMVYYLETMVKSPNSTPSYRELATKMYRAYNPNADEIKEGKDKYRVANSGGSSRAKQAAFRVVDLRKTILDEGGNLL; this comes from the coding sequence ATGGAACGTCCAAAGTGGCTCCCTGAACTACCTAATATTGAAACGAGTGGCTTTGCTCCGGATACGGCCAAATATTTAGCACTTAGAAAAAGCATCATGGAAAAACGCGATAAAAATGCTATTCCAGAACTTCATAAGCTTGCTAATCGTGGACATGCGAAATCCATTGTTCTAATGGGTTATTTGTATGATCAGGAACCCAAATTAATAACACCTAATCCTAAATACGCTGCACAGTATTGGGCTATCGCTGCTAAAGCAGGGGATTCCGCAGCCTTATATAATCTGGGTATTTTGTACTTAAATGGCCGTGGCGTACCTAAGAATCTCGATACTGCCCAAAAGCTATTTGTATTGGCAAGCAATCAAAATATGTATCGTGCAACCTACATCTTAGGCCAGATGTATGAAGCGAAGAAAAACTGGAACGCAGCAATTAAAACCTATGCTTCATGTATACCGGCTAGATATATTCCTCAGTGTAAAACACGCCATAGTATTCTTGGCATCACTAAAACCAAACTATCGCCAACAGAAGCTAGAAAAGCTGTTGATTTGCTATCCCAAGCATCATCATCTGGTGATCTTGAAGCAACATATACACTTGCCCGACTCTCAGCAGAAGGGATTGTCGTGAACAAAAGTCGGGTAGCAATGGTTTATTATCTTGAAACCATGGTGAAGTCACCTAATAGCACGCCTTCGTATAGGGAATTAGCTACTAAGATGTACAGAGCTTACAATCCTAATGCTGATGAAATTAAAGAAGGTAAAGATAAATATCGCGTGGCAAATTCGGGTGGTTCATCAAGAGCTAAGCAAGCAGCATTTAGAGTGGTTGATCTTCGTAAAACCATCTTAGATGAAGGGGGTAATTTACTGTGA